The genomic DNA gttagcagaggaggatcggagagttcgagaaggtgtgtagatgtggataagttcagagaggtatgatggtgccaggttgtgaaggatcttgaatgtgaggagtagaatcttaaagtcaatgcgggatttgatagggagccagtgaagttgctgcagagcaggagtgatgtgttcaataaagggagttctagttatgatacgagcggctgcgttctgtacaagttggagtttgtggagagatttccgcggaagaccaaagaggagagagttacagtagtccagacgagatgtgatcagggtgtttaccaggatagcggtgcaggttggtgaaagtgagggacggagacggttgatgttacgtagatggaagtatgcagaccgagtaacgctattgatgtgggcttcaaaagATAGTGTgttgtccaggatgacacccaggctctttacttgaggggatggaggaacagtggtattgtcgatggacatggagaaagtgttgagtgttgctagggttgatctggtaccaatgaggaggacctcagttttttcgccgttaagtttaagaaaatttagtgagagccatgatttaatttccagtaagcagtcggatagagctgtgggtggcagagtggaagtaggcttagtggaaagatagagttgggtatcatcagcgtaacagtggaattgtatgtcaaatttcctgagaatgtgaccaagaggcagaagataaagctgtggtggaagtatagtaacaaaaagactttgctactaaaaacactgtaacgttgaaacatagaagatgaagatttgactcatttggatgctaaagcttcatattagcttcagatcaactttgtgtatgtgtacgagtgtgtgtgagtgattaaGGCCCATTCATGCTCAATGTTAAATatggatacagacggagccttctgtccgtgctctgcgttcatttcgtccgtatttctgcatgtttccataaagcttacggatacggaccaaacggagcagtaccaccggaaaccatgggggggggcagtgttgctgtcactactcgatacgtagctctagtgatgTATCTCTAGGATGtgttggttaacatccatgccaacataagggacgcatggaagtatgtgagcagtgacggtaacatcatttgaaaaggacggaaacatttttgttcgtacgttgagcataaatgggcctttaacgtgtgtgtgtgtgtgtctgtctgtgtgtgtgtgtgtgtaccagtgtgtaccagtgtgtgtgtgtgtgtgtgtgtgtgtgtgtgtgtgtaccagtgtGTAGGCTGCGGTCTGGTAGTGATCTGGTTTTCCTCCTCAGAGGAGTTGCAGACTTCCCCAGCTCTTCCTTCAGGATGATTTTTCCCAGATTAGACTGAAtctaacagacagagagagaagtgaaggtTTAATAATGAACTAAAACATCCAGATGATTTAATATGAAGCAACAACAAACTAATAAGACATAATCACAGCTAACTTTAGCTCCAGGAGTCTCTCACCTTGTTGAGCTCTTGAGTCTGAAGCGCTCTCAGGCCCCAGATTTCATCGTCCAGCTCtccgtcttcctcctcttcatccttctgACTCCTCGTCCTCAACTCCTTCTctagaggaagagaggaagcacaAGGAAAGGACACGAGgagtaaggtgtgtgtgtgtatgtgtgtgtgtgtgtgtctgtgtgtgtgtgtgtgtctgtctctgtgtgtgtgtgtgtgtgtgtgtttgtgtctctgtgtgtgtgtgtgtgtgtatgtctgtgtgtctctctgtgtgtgtgtgtgtctgtgtgtgtgtatgtgtgtgtgtgtctgtgtgtgtgtgtgtctctgtgtgtgtctctatgtctgtgtgtgtgtgtgtgtgtgtgtgtgtgtgtgtgtgtgtgtgtgtgtgtgtgggtcgtACCAATCACAGCCAGAGAGGGGGGGCAGGGCCAGTACTCTGTCTCTATCTTAGATGGCAGGTTTGGATCTGGAGGCTGAGCTGCCGGGAACTTTGAGGACTCAATGATCAAATCCTCGATGTGTTTCCCCAGAGACAGTGGAGACGACACATCTggacacgcgcacgcacacacacacacacgcacacgcacacacacacacacacacacacacattaaagctGATTAAATGCAGTGGATGTCTGAGGGTTTAACAGCTGACCGACATTCAGATCTGATCTTTACAACAAGACGTTTAAACACTGCacagtttaatgtgtgtgtgtgtgtgtgtgtgtgtgtgtgtgtgtgtgtgtgtgtgtatgtgtagtctTAATACCTTGTTTATAGATGGGAGGCTTCTTATAGATGTTGGAGCCATTTTCTGAAAGATAGAAAAGAGCAACAATGGAAATATTCAGATCAAAGTaacaaaacatgtaaatataaactattactgtaaaagtactacagtattacagtaacagtagtttttAAGGTACCTGGTCTGTGGAAGTGCTGCATGCTGATCTTGGTTCcagaggagagtgtgtgtgtgatgtgtgtgttgggtgttGGAGGTGTGTGTCCGCTGTGGGTTCTGCTACTCTGGATGGTGGAACAAGGAGAGGAACCTCCAGGAGACCGGTTCTCCAGCCATTCCCGGGCCTCCTTGCAGAGGTTCTGGAGCagaggaaacaaagacagaagtgttgatcattaaaatatgaatgaaagatattaaacacattcagctccactagatgtcagcaaacacacagtcacactgctctgtgtgtgttctcagaaTGTCAGTGTGCATGTGAGTCCCTTTCCTCCCTGTAGTCTTTAATATAATATAGCTGCCTGCTCACAAACTTTGATCATATTACAGTTAAACAGGTTTTCAGGCAGGAATAAACGATGCAGGAACAGAATCTGGATCCATATTTGATCATATTTGATTAACGCTGCCTAGTTTGATCTGAGTTTCATGAGCTTCCTGTTCACTATGAGTTAACTATGAGCACATTATGGCGCTTTAtccactatacagttccagcactactcggctcggctcggctccaggaaacaaccttttccattacaaaaaggtacctactcaacgtgggcggggtcgtcatagcaacgctgcgttaaactgccgtgacttcgttttatacgcgacacaaacacataaacaatggaggacatggagacagtggtgtacttgctgctgtatgtggctttctgtcacacacaaagcaagagaagagaaaccgaatcgctgtaacgctgttgttgggatttaaaaatggcgggtttgattcttgtgtgggacggctcatgactcttccagcgactctctgaccaatcagcggccggaagtctgttgacgtcacatttagtatcggctcggctcgcttggagcctcagcagagcaggtactaaaaaagtaccaggtaacagctactatccctgatggaaacacaaaaaaacccgaGTCGAGCTGGAACTgagtagtggaaaagctccattagGGTAAAGCATGCAGGACAGCAGCGCTACAGGAGCAGGGCTGGAGATCACAGCTCCAcactgacatctagtggctgagTGTTGTACTGCACCATGAGTCTTACctctggagagagaggaggagagatggagcgaGGAGACAGAGACCtctgcaggagagaaaacacaaaaacagatgaaatgtttaaacataaatgaaggcagagaaaaagacaacatgttttatttcctctttaagGTTTAAGGTTAAAGGTTCGAAGCCTCTAAAGTCTCTAACGTACCAACTCACTGACACATAACAGAGAATCAgacatataattatttatttttgcttcttGCTTTTAATTCTTGCTGCTCTTGATCAAacagagataaataaaataaatatattaacatcTACAGCTCTGCAGAACACATGATGCATTTAACctttttattaataatgttaatgATGCTACtattacacctttttttacttcatcctacttaaaaaaaatgatattctGTCTTTCCCTTTTGTCTTTTAgcttttaggggggggggggggggggagcgaTGTGAGGTCAGTGAATGTTTAGAGTTCAGTTCTGCTCTGCTGAAGCGTTTTAGGACCCAAATTAGTTTTAATCAAGATTCATTTCTACTTCtgggaggaaaataaaaacctaCTTTTTGAAACCAATCAATCATCTTGTGCCTTATTGGTCGGTCCCTAATAGAAACCAACCAATACCGGATTTTTGGGCCAATGCTGATACATACTGATAAACtaggaaataaaaacatacagaataTAAACAAAGGATATATAATggaggctgtgatattttaaatgtagttttataaaatgacatcagtaaACTTCACTGAGAATTTAATGTTTCAGGgtcaatgaggtttttttgcgtccatgtggtttaataaaattttaaaaagtacttATTCATTGATTGTTTTCTTCATGCTGTTCTTCTATTTAACTGTCTGCACATTTCTCCACTGTgagaataataaagaaatatctgaTCTGATCTTATAAACTGTGAAACACTTGATCAGCATCACGTGAACTAAAGtggtttaaatgtaaatatgtgaaATGCTCCTTTTCCATTGGTCCGATTCTAATTGACtttttagacacaaaaaaaaaatctgatctcTTTGTCTCTGGTTCTTgttatcaacacacacacacacacacacacacacacacacacacacacacacacacacacacacacacacacacatacactcagctGGTAACGAGCTGTCCGTTCTCTAAACAGCTGATTGATGTCTCATGTCCAACCAGACGCAGAGTTAACCAACCGATAAACTAACCGCCGGTCACATGACTGATTCAGTGATTCATCCTGATTCAGTCTGAGCcgacagaaacagagaaacatctAACAGAGGAACCAAACACTCCTTTACCGACagtcagtgtgtttatgtgtttaaagttgatctgaatctaatatgaagcttcagaaagaaagaaagaacaatgaAAGaatgatagaaagaaagaaaaaggatgagaaagaataagagaaagaaaagacaagaaggagaaaagaaagaaagaacagggagggaaaagatgagtaaagaaaggaagaaaaagcaggaaagagaaagaaagaaaaattaaaggagaaagaaggcgAAAAAGAAaataggaggaagaagaagagaaggaaaagcatgaatagttggtgtgtgtgtgtgtgtgtccctctgtgtgtgtgtgtgtgtgtgtgtgcgtgtgcgtgtgcgtgtgtgtgtgtgtgtgtgtgtgtgtgtgtgcgtgtgtgtgtgtgtgtgtgtgtgtgtgtgtgtgtgtgtgtgtgtgtgtatcacctCCAGAGGACTGTAGCAGTAGTGCGGTTGGTAGATCATCAGATCAGGTCTCTCGATGTCCAGAATGGCTTTATCTGTCGGCAACGCTGCCAAGTCCTTATAGCCGATGACTCCATCGTCCACTCTGGCctgaaggagggggaggggttaATATAACacgatctgtgtgtgtgtgtgtgtgtgtgtgtgtttgtgtgtgtgtgtgtgtgtgtgtgtgtgtgtgtgtgtgtgtgtgtctcaccacGATGGCGGCTGCAGGCGATCCCGGGACGCTGGGGCCTCTCAGAGACAAAACACTACCTGGAGACGTCTGAGCCaactgctgctcacacacacacacacacacacacacacacacacacacacacacacacacacacacacacacacacacacgcgtaattacatttatatataataatatcatgtAGAACAACATCAGTGAAACCAGCTCCTGAACAACATCTGGATCGATCTTAACAGCTGGAAGATTCATCACCAGTAATCTATGATTCATTACCAGTAATCTATGATTCATCACCAGTAATCTATGATTCATCACCAGTAATCTGTGATCCATCACCAGTAATCTATGATTCATCACCAGTAATCTGTGATCCATCACCAGTAATCTATGATTCATCACCAGTAATCTGTGATTCATCACCAGTAATCTGTGATTCATCACCAGTAATCTGTGATTCATCACCAGTAATCTGTGATCCATCACCAGTAATCTATGATTCATCACCAGTAATCTGTGATTCATCACCAGTAATCTATGATTCATCACCAGTAATCTGTGATTCATCACCAGTAATCTGTGATTCATCACCAGTAATCTGTGATTCATCACCAGTAATCTGTGATTCATCACCAGTAATCTGTGATTCATCACCAGTAATCTGTGATTCATCACCAGTAATCTGTGATCTGTGATTCATCACCAGTAATCTGTGATTCATCACCAGTAATCTGTGATTCATCACCAGTAATCTGTGATCTGTGATTCATCACCAGTAATCTGTGATTCATCACCAGTAATCTATGATTCATCACCAGTAATCTGTGTTCAGTCagattttattaaaatgagtgaaaatCATAATTACCTTTGGCATCATCCTGACTGCTGATTGGTCAGTtcctgagacacaaacacacaagatgACAAACATAAAGACGTAAAGCTCAgagataaataaagtttattgagATGAAACATAACAAAATATCTTAGACTTAGTTTtttgctcctgaaaatgtcaaatggtgtaatggtgtttttaagcaagttgaattatttggtacaaagtttttatggttacaccacttagacatttttgccataatcctctaatatattctctcagaatggattaaaagcagaaatttgatgctgggtccacaaaaaagaatgtgtgaagttattcatacgtttattttcacattttaaccctttacatttgcctcattgatatatatatatgctacATTAAACACATCCAGGACTCTGATCtgagtgtttttcttcagatgagtgtgtgtttaatctCAGACAGTCACACAGCTGTCAGTATTcagctctgctgcagctgctgctttgcCTCTTCTGCTTTGTGTGATGCGACCGACGGACACAAAGGGATTATTCCAGAGTCTGCAGCTTTGTTACAGAGCTGGGTCACCTGCGGTCAGTGACGGGAAACTCTGCTCACACtgacatactgtgtgtgtgtgtgtgtgtgtgtgtgtgtgtgtgtgtgtgtgtgtgtgtgtgtgttgttacctCAGGGAGAAAAAGGGATCATGTCTGTCTGTTAGTCTTCAGGGCTCTTCGGCCTGATCAgcacctgaaacacaaacacacataaatgaaGCTGATTAAAGGAAAACATCTGGTTCAGATCTGAACTTAAAAAGCTCCAAAAGATTTTACTTGACAAAtgtgacaaatttcaatcaggcttccgacctaaccacagtacagaaacagttcttattagagtgttaaatgacataaggttgaacactgactcaggcaaggtgtcagttctggtcctgttggatctcagtgctgcgtttgacactgtggaccacagtatactgttgaacaggttggaaacttgggcagggctcagcggaacagtcctagactggttcaggtcctacttggaagagcggagttattttgtgaccattggaagttatgaatctgatcgagtggctatgacatgtggagttcctcaggggtcagttcttggaccccttctgttcagtctatatatgctgcccttgggtcaaattctgcagaactctaatgtagactatcacagttatgcagatgacacacagatatacctagcactgtccccagatgactacagtccaatacagtcacattgtacattgtacattgtgtcactgtttagagcaagtaactaattggatgaaccaaactttccttcaattaaatcaggacaaaactgaggtcattgtttttggcaataaagagaagaggattgctgtcagtaaacatctcgagtcactctctctaaaaactacggaccaagtccgaaaccttggcgtgctgatagactcagatctgactttcagcagtcacatcaaatcaatcaccaaaacagccttctatcagcttaagaacatatccagagtgaagggttttatgtctcaaacagaccaggagaagttgattcatgctttcatctcaagtagactcgactactgtaacggtcttctgactggactcccacaaaaaagcattaaacagctgcagctcattcagaacgctgcagctcgagttttaaccagaacaaagagatcagagcacattactccagttctcaagtctttacactggctcccagtcagttctaaagtctttacactggctcccagtcagctctaaagtctttacactggctcccagtcagttctaaagtctttacactggctcccagtcagctctaaagtctttacactggctcccagtcagttctaaagtctttacactggctcccagtcagttctaaagtctttacactggctcccagtcagttctaaagtctttacactggctcccagtcagtcctaaagtctttacactgactcccagtcagttctaaagtctttacactggctcccagtcagttctaaagtctttacactggctcccagtcagttctaaagtctttacactggctcccagtcagttctaaagtctttacactggctcccagtcacttctaaagtctttacactggctcccagtcacttctaaagtctttacactggctcccagtcagctctaaagtctttacactggctcccagtcagttctaaagtctttacactggctcccagtcagctctaaagtctttacactggctcccagtcagttctaaagtctttacactggctcccagtcagctatagaatagattttaaagttctgctactggtctacaaatcactgaatggtttaggtccagaatacatgaatgacatgttagtagaatataaacccagtagagctctgagatctactgactcaggtcagatagttgagcccagagctctgagatctactgactcaggtcagatagttgagcccagagttcagactaaacatggtgaagcagcttttacacaactggaacaaactaccagcagaactgaaatcattttaaaatccaggttaaaaacacttctcttctcctgagcttatgattgagctcttttaaagcactttacattttaatctttcatttgcactctatgtccttttaatgattttaaagctaatcattattttatgctgcaacgttatatttaatgctctattctagcattttatttctctctttctatttttctgtactttgtttgtattattagcGTGCTAATCACTGTCACATTGTTTCTGTCAGCAGAGCTTCAGTTTCTGCTCAGTGGACACATTTAGTTCAGACTGAGCAGAACAGTATTGATCTGATCTGTGCTGATGTCACTGAATTATTCattatgtagtattacagtaaaagtactgcagtattatagtgatgtagtatgcagtatttaaaagcttgttatattatccattgtgtctaatctgcatctgaaaagtaactaaagctgttaaataaatgtagtgaagtagaaAGTACATCACATGgtaatactacagtaaagtagaagtacctcaaactgtactacagtaaagtactagtacctcaaactgtactacggtaaagtactagtacctcaaactgtactacggtaaagtacaagtacctcaaactgtactacagtaaagtactagtacctcaaactgtactacggtaaagtaccagtacctctaactgtaccacagtaaagtactagtacctcaaactgtactacagtaaagtactagtacctctccTCTCAGacataaagggttaaataaaggaGCAGATCTCTGTTCGTCCCTGAGGAGAGATCAATTACACTCTAAAGGCTCCTGATGGTCAATAATCTGATCAATAAGGACTCAGGTTTCAGATCGTCCTCAGGCTCAGAGATGCTTTCACTTATTAAAAGGAACAAATGTGTGattgttcctcctgttcatactgacatgACTGATAAACTTCAGATGTGTTTTCAGAGGGTTACACCAATGGACGCTGGGTTGCATCACATGACTGAGGTTGTTGAGAACATAAAAAACCAGCAGCAGACAGGTGAGCTCATCCAGGTGAGGTTTTACGGAGCTTTATCATCATAACTGCCAATGAcctcagtccatggacagaggaccaaaccagatccttaatctttggggagatggctccgttcaagagaagctcgagggtttgttgttgctgttgctgtcgcagttatatgacatcacacaatacacgctagatgacgcctctgctctgacaacgttgccacgacaacctgtcagattggtcattagtgtggcccagtctgaacagagccaaatctgatttggacacttgctaaaaacagtacGGACAGTCAGGACTAAACAtttttgagaaggaatcagatcagaatcagatttgcctgcagtgtgaacgcagcctatGAGAGCTCAGAGACTGAACCAGAAGAAGTAAAGCTGCAGTTAAACAATGAGCAGAAACTCtctataaagctccataaagctgagaggaagctGCAGGTTTCTGTCCAGAAGCTGAATATTTGTGATTTACTGaataatgacaaagaaaagcagcaaatcatcTCATGTGAGAAGCTGCAAACAGAGAATATTTGGTCTTTCTATTAAGTGAGTAATGACTGCAGCTCTGAAGCAGTGCCTTGTGGGAGTCTGAATCAAACAGCAGTGAGCTTGGTTTGGATGCAGTGAGTCAGTAAGAAGGAGACGACAGGAAACCTCCAACTGCAAACAAGGTcagttcctcctcttcctcgctgTGAGATGaatttttaaaacatgcagCAAAAAACCAGCCAGTCAGAaaagtgtgtctgtctgtgtgtgtgtgtgtgtgtgtgtgtgtgtgtaatgcagCCGGTCACACACACCAGTAATGTCTTGAGTCCAGTTCGCTTCATGTTGCTGTTATGATGACTTTTAGATTTATTCAACTAAAATGTGCTACATCTCGATATATGAGTCAATGATTAGTCTCCATGTGGttgagtttaaatttaaagggttaaaatatgaaaataaacgtatgaataacttcacacattctttttttgtggacccagcatcaaatttctgcttttaatccatttagagagaatatattagaggattatggtaaaaatgtctaagtggtgtaaccataaaaactttgtaccaaataattcaacttgcttaaaaacagtaaatagtcaataaaacaccttccttccttccttccttccttccttccttccttccttccttccttccttccttccttccttccttcctacctaacaccatatcaactagtttggcatgatcttacatccttccttccttccttccttccttccttccttccttccttcctaccttcctaccttcctacctaacaccatatcaactagtttggcatgatcttacatccttccatccttccttccttccttcctacctaacaccatatcaactagtttggcatgatcttacatccttccttccttccttccttccttccttccttccttccttccttcctaccttcctaccttcctacctaacaccatatcaactagtttggcatgatcttacatccttccatcctaccttccttccttcctacctaacaccatatcaactagtttggcatgatcttacatccttccttccttccttccttccttccttcctacctaacaccatatcaactagtttggcatgatcttacattataacttttatattaaataaagctaatggaatactattgttctaaatattacatttcatctggttaccatggagaccaggacacatttacagtcattattagtataagtccacttaaatacactgtaggtgatacaatatttaatatttatcattcttttgtggttacaccatttgacattttcaggagcattcagtctgacttttggtaaaaaatggttcatgtcatttaaatgatataaaaccaacaaaaatactaaatgtagattttaacaaacctgatgctgcttttaaatctagtttaaagatatgttttaaatagttttgacccaagtagagaagaagaaaaccaataaaacagctgtgagttaaaatatataatataaatataataatgacatGCTGTTTATAAAGAtttatttctctgtgtctctgctggcTGGTTGTTGGTCAGCAGAGTGTTTGGAGATAACTCAGAGGAATGCTGGGAGATATCTGAGGGTTGCTAGGTTACCACACCCAGCCGTCCAATCAGCTGGCAGAAATGTGGGAGAAACAAAGATGCTGCACTAAAATAGACCACACACCatcagaccacacacacacacacacacacacacacacacacacacacacacacagctggagtcTCAGGTAAACTCCACCCGCCGGCTGTGTCAGGGTGAATAAATCTAACAGCTCAGCAACTATTCGAGTTGTtgtaacttaaaaaataaattaataaaaaaaagttgtgtgtctttgtcagtGTGAgatttcctacatttcccagaattccTAGCAGGAAGAAGTTTTCTGGCACTAAAACATTTTTCCTGATTCCATTATTTGtggaataaaaacatgttttgcttCAAATTTGtcgaatttaatttaatttagtttgaaCAGAAATCAGCTgttaagacattttaagcaGCAACAACTAAAACTAATCATCAGTTGcagctgtaataataatattaaaaataataatatataaaaataaataagaagaatttgaataaacacaacatttgaaaaacattattttgggtttttaaaaaataataaaaac from Scomber japonicus isolate fScoJap1 chromosome 9, fScoJap1.pri, whole genome shotgun sequence includes the following:
- the LOC128364288 gene encoding dematin-like, whose protein sequence is MMPKQLAQTSPGSVLSLRGPSVPGSPAAAIVARVDDGVIGYKDLAALPTDKAILDIERPDLMIYQPHYCYSPLERSLSPRSISPPLSPENLCKEAREWLENRSPGGSSPCSTIQSSRTHSGHTPPTPNTHITHTLSSGTKISMQHFHRPENGSNIYKKPPIYKQDVSSPLSLGKHIEDLIIESSKFPAAQPPDPNLPSKIETEYWPCPPSLAVIEKELRTRSQKDEEEEDGELDDEIWGLRALQTQELNKIQSNLGKIILKEELGKSATPLRRKTRSLPDRSLHTGSNASRSVYFPASSRTGLSRLQSAEFSSSDKSPAGVQNGDSRMDRGNSLPSMLDLKIFPYETLVVTHRGRRKLPPGVDRTRLERHLSQEEFFSVFGMSIEEFDGLSLWKRNNLKKKVCLF